A segment of the Gossypium hirsutum isolate 1008001.06 chromosome D10, Gossypium_hirsutum_v2.1, whole genome shotgun sequence genome:
ATCATCCTGGGTAAATATACTTGTACATTTTAGGTAAGGTATTTTGTCTGTTGCGATTAACATTTTTCTGGTTAATGACAAATCAAAATTGTCTCTGATGCAGTCAGTTGGTTCAAGGAAATCAAGGATGTGTAACTGCAGCATTGCAACAAATTCAGGCATTGATTCTACTAACTTTTTTTTGCTACTTGGAAAAAGTTCTTTCTGTATTTGCTGTAACATTTTGCAATCAATCTCTTTTtgtcttgtatatatatatatatatccttgcAGGGCATTAAAGGTGACGTGAATTTAGGCGGTCCACAGAGAGCCATGCCCATGGATCCCTCCTCAATTTATGGACAGGGAATCATGCAGTCAAAACCTGGAATAGGAAATACAGGTACTCTTTGTAACTGGTGTTATATTCACTTTGCACCATTCACCTTGCTGCATAGTAATGAGTTTCATTTCCATAACCTAACTTCTAATTATCTTGTCATGGATTTATTGATTTACTATAACA
Coding sequences within it:
- the LOC107914962 gene encoding transcriptional corepressor LEUNIG_HOMOLOG isoform X1; translation: MLGGPFKISYKSSWVNILVHFSQLVQGNQGCVTAALQQIQGIKGDVNLGGPQRAMPMDPSSIYGQGIMQSKPGIGNTGGNFSQKTTRILFWIGKKYLLHPDWCEQAC
- the LOC107914962 gene encoding transcriptional corepressor LEUNIG_HOMOLOG isoform X2, whose amino-acid sequence is MLGGPFKISYKSSWVNILVHFSQLVQGNQGCVTAALQQIQGIKGDVNLGGPQRAMPMDPSSIYGQGIMQSKPGIGNTDWCEQAC